The following coding sequences are from one Virgibacillus necropolis window:
- a CDS encoding NADPH-dependent FMN reductase, whose amino-acid sequence MKLVGISGALAGDKTSLAVNDVLVAAKLLDSTIQTELIDLREYEIEFSVGAPLAEYNDDTWDVVNKILSADFLVFGTPIYQASISGALKNLLDLFPENAFKYKVTGIVVTGWSNKHFLVPEYQLKPVLSYFKGLVPTGNVFIHNDSFNEESDEIINRNISERIQKLAEEMIYLQRGINNR is encoded by the coding sequence ATGAAACTAGTCGGGATATCGGGAGCACTGGCTGGTGACAAGACATCTCTAGCAGTAAACGACGTTTTGGTCGCAGCTAAACTTCTTGACTCAACCATACAGACAGAGTTAATTGACTTAAGGGAATATGAGATTGAATTTTCTGTTGGTGCTCCGTTAGCAGAGTATAACGATGATACTTGGGATGTTGTTAATAAAATTTTGTCTGCCGATTTCCTGGTATTTGGTACACCAATTTATCAAGCATCCATTTCAGGAGCATTAAAAAATCTATTAGACCTTTTCCCTGAAAATGCCTTTAAATATAAAGTAACAGGCATTGTAGTAACAGGATGGTCTAACAAACATTTTCTAGTACCAGAATACCAATTAAAACCAGTCCTTTCTTATTTTAAAGGGTTAGTTCCTACCGGTAATGTCTTTATCCATAATGATTCCTTTAACGAAGAAAGTGACGAAATAATAAATCGTAATATTTCCGAGAGAATTCAAAAACTTGCCGAAGAAATGATTTATCTCCAACGAGGGATTAACAATAGATAA
- a CDS encoding carboxymuconolactone decarboxylase family protein, with amino-acid sequence MKNRINYFKAAPEALEKIMELEKYVKKTAIDRKLRELIKIRVSQINGCSYCTNMHTKEAKKLKVTDEQINLLNAWEATNIYSEKEKAALQLAENMTLISEKGVNDELYNRVREHYDEKGYIDLVMIINQINTWNRLSISMGNKADS; translated from the coding sequence ATGAAAAATAGAATAAATTATTTTAAGGCTGCACCAGAAGCATTAGAGAAAATTATGGAACTAGAGAAGTATGTAAAGAAAACGGCTATTGATAGAAAGTTGAGGGAACTGATAAAAATAAGAGTATCTCAAATCAATGGCTGTTCTTATTGCACCAATATGCACACCAAAGAAGCGAAAAAGTTAAAGGTAACGGATGAACAGATTAACCTTTTAAACGCTTGGGAGGCAACGAACATATACAGTGAAAAAGAAAAAGCAGCGTTACAACTAGCAGAAAATATGACATTAATTTCAGAAAAAGGAGTTAATGATGAGTTGTATAATAGAGTGAGAGAACATTATGATGAAAAAGGATATATAGATCTAGTTATGATCATAAATCAGATAAATACGTGGAACAGGTTATCTATTTCAATGGGAAATAAAGCGGACAGTTAA